GTTATAGTAGTAGATGGTGACCCATACGAGACTCGAACTCGTGTTACCAACGTGAGAGGCTGGTGTCCTAACCGCTAGACGAATGGGCCGATAAAGGATACAAAACGTAAGTTGGGATTATAACCAAATAAACTTAAACTAAGATTGTTTGAGGCGCTTACGGTTACTATAAAAGGATAATACGCTTTTAATATATACCGCAATTTCTCACATTCCAATAGAAACTATGACAAAATATTCTAAATTTTACTGTTAGTTTCTTCATTGTTATTTTATCCAAACCCCAGTTAGCTACGCCGGTAGATACGTCTTAAATTTACATATCTCTCGTCACCGCTTACTCAAAAGCACATAAAAACGGACGAAACGCAGGCTAAAGATAGCCCGCCTCGTCCGCAAAAATCATCAAATTTAGCCTACTTTGACGCTATTAGTGTTTACGATATTATGCTCAAAGCCAAGCTGCTCTTTGCTAAGTCCTAGCGCAAGGCCCACTAGCTGCGATAGGTGGATGATAGGCACTCTGGCGCCCGAGTTTTGCGCGTCTTGATAACGCTCCTGATAGATATCAAGCTGCATCTGGCAGAGCGGGCACGGCGTAACGATGCAGTCCGCGCCGTTTTCGTCGGCATTATTTACTATTTGACTGGACATTTTTTGCACCGATTTTACGGCCGGATAGCTCGCGTGAAAACCGCAGCAGTCAAGTCTTTTTTCAAACGGTACTATTTTAGCGCCAAGAGCCTCTACGACGGTTTCAAAGCTTTTTGGATTTACCGAGCTTTCGCGGCTTCCGATGGCTTTTTCGGGACGCAGGCTATGACAACCGTAAAATAGCGCGACCTTTAAATTTGAAAGCGGCTTAACGACTTTAGCCCTTAGCGTTTCTACGTTTTGATAAAGCACCCAAAGCAGGCTGGTTACCTCAGTGGTGCCTTGATACTGCATATTGCCCTTAGCTAGGAAGGTATTTATCCTATCTTTTTGACCGCGGTCAAGCGCCGTTTTGGCTCTCGTTAGCGTAAGGAAGCAAGTGCTGCACGTAGTTAGCACCGGCATATTCATGCCTTCAGCCAGAGCCAAATTTCTAGCGTTAGCTACCAGCGTAGCGATAGGATCGACGTCTTGAGCTTGCGTGGCGCCGCAGCAGCTCCAGCCTTTGATCTCGTGTAGTTTGATGCCCAGTATCGGCGCGATAGCTTCCAGCGAGATTTTAGATTCTTTTGCCGCTTGACTTAGGACGCATCCCGGGAAAAAAGCAAATTCATTTTGTGCGCTCATCTTTTACTCCTTATCCGCGGCGGCGCGCGCGGCTTTTATCATTTCTACCAACTCTTTATGACCCTCGATGTCCTCTTCGCCAAATATATGCAAAGGATTCATCTTGCCCGCACCCATCAGTTTTAGCGCGATATCGGTTTTACTTACAGCCATGGCGCCTTCGCTTCTAAGGGCGAGTAAAATTTCATTTAGCCTGCCCGAGCCCTCGACCAGGTCGGTAAGGAAGGCGTTAGCGTGATCCGGGCCTTCGCCGGTATTTATGCCTTGTTTTTGCGTAAAGACTCTAAGCGCTGCTATATCGTCGGCCGCGCTGATGCCTTTAGGGCAGCGGTCGGCGCACTCTTGGCAGTGCACGCAGTTCCACAGACCGCCTAAAACCGCAGCCTTGGCGTGCAGCATCGGGTCTTTACCCCTAGAGTCAAACGCCGCTCTATGCGCGTGAGTGAAAACAAAAGGCTCCATATAGTCGCTGCTATCGGCAGTTAGCTTGCTACACTCCGACGCGCAGCATCCGCATAGGATGCAGTCCCATTGCTTTTGGATTTTGTCGTACTCGGCCTGCGTTTGTTTACAGCCTTTTTCGGCAGAAAACTCATCCTTAGGGATAAAGGTCGGGCGGATCTTTCTTAAATTTTCGATAGAAGGCTCCCAGTCTACGACCAGATCGGAAATCACTCTAAAATTTGCTAGCGGGGAGACGGTTATAACCTCGGGATTGTCGTATGTCGCTAGCAGCTCTTCCATCTTTTCGTCGCAAGCTAGCACCGAGTGTCCGTTTACCCTCACGCCGCAAGCTCCGCAGATAGCCGATCGGCAAGATGCGGTGAAATTTAACGTTGCGTCCAAATTTTGCTTGATAAATAGCAAAAGCGATAGCAAAGTCTTGCCCTCTATATCTTTTTTATCCACGACGTAGGCTTGTTTGTAGTGTTGCGTACCGTCGTATCTGTCTATGATTATTTTCATTGCGGTTTCCTTCCGTCAAGCGAGAATTCCGTGACTATGACGTTTTTATAGCCAAGCTCTAGCTTGCCGTCGTTTAGCGTCACGATGCTATGTTTTAAGAAATTTACGTCGTCTCGTTTAGGGTAGTCCTCCCTAGTGTGAGCGCCTCTGCTCTCCAGCCTTTTGCGCGCGGCCAAACAGGCGCAGCGAGATAGCAAGATCAAATTTCCCAGCTCCACGTAGTCGGTAAAGGCCGTATTCATAACAGGATTTGCGTTTGGTACGCTTAGCTTATCGTAGCGAGCTTGTATATCCTCTAGCGCTTTTTCTAGGACATCTAGCTTGTCCTGGGTTCTAAAGATACCCATATTATCCCAGTTTTGTTTGCCTAGCTCCTCGCGCAGGAGATACATTTCGTTTGCTTCGCCTTTGCCGTTTGCGACTTTTTTAAATTTCTCTCGCCATTTTTTAGCTAGCTCTTCGGTGTTTTTGCCGCTACCAAAACTAGCCGTTTTGGCATACGCGCTAGCTCCCTTACCGGCTAGCTGACCCGTTACCACCGCATCAGAGAGCGAATTTCCTCCGAGACGATTAGCTCCGTGGATAGAGACGCACGATGCCTCGCCGCCCACGTAAAGACCGGGTATCTTCGTGCTCATATCGTCAAATTTATCCACCTCTATGCCGCCCATCGAGTAGTGTGCGGTAGGCCTGATCGGAACCGGATGCTCTACTAGGTCTAAATTTTCAAAAAGTAGCGCGGTGTGTCTAATTTTAGGCAGTTTTTTCATTATGGTTTCTTTACCCAGATGTCTAACGTCGATGAGTACGTATGAGCCCAGCCCCTCGCCGTAGCCGCGCCCCTCTCTGATCTCGGTCTCGATAGCGCGAGCCACTACGTCGCGAGGAGCTAGCTCCATCTTCTCGTGGTAGTTTTTCATAAATCTCTCGCCCTTGTTGTTTAGCAGATATCCGCCCTCGCCGCGAGCCGCCTCCGTGATGAGAGTACCGCCGTTTGCCACGCCGGTCGGGTGAAACTGTATCATCTCGGGGTCTTCGAACCCAAGCCCCGCTCGCACCGCAGCCGCTACGCCGTCGCCGGTGGCGATATAGGGCACCGATGTTCTGTTGTAAAATATCCTCGTATAGCCGCCGGTCGCTACCACGAGAGCCTTGCAAAGCACTGGAGTGATATCGCCGGTTTGTAGGTTTCGTAGCACGACGCCCTCGCATTTACCGTCCTCTACGCCGATATCTAGCAGCTCGTAGTCCATCAGAAATTTAATGTCGTTGCTAACGGCCTCGTCAAAGCAGGCATGCATAACTATGTGACCGGTTTTGTCCGCCGAATAGTTACATCTGCGCTTTGAGGCGCCGCCCATCATCCTTTGCGCTACGCCGCCTGGTACGTCGCCTTTTTTAGCGTCTACGCCGCCGCTTGGATTTCTAGAAAATAGCGTACCGATATAGTCCATCTCGGCTATCGCTTTGCCCGCTAGCTCGCAAAATTTGATCGCCGCGTCCTGATCGACTAGATATGCGCCACCCTTGACCGTATCGTAGGCATGTAGCTTATAGGAGTCGCCGTCAGAAAAATTCGTCA
The sequence above is drawn from the uncultured Campylobacter sp. genome and encodes:
- the sdhB gene encoding 8-methylmenaquinol:fumarate reductase iron-sulfur subunit, coding for MKIIIDRYDGTQHYKQAYVVDKKDIEGKTLLSLLLFIKQNLDATLNFTASCRSAICGACGVRVNGHSVLACDEKMEELLATYDNPEVITVSPLANFRVISDLVVDWEPSIENLRKIRPTFIPKDEFSAEKGCKQTQAEYDKIQKQWDCILCGCCASECSKLTADSSDYMEPFVFTHAHRAAFDSRGKDPMLHAKAAVLGGLWNCVHCQECADRCPKGISAADDIAALRVFTQKQGINTGEGPDHANAFLTDLVEGSGRLNEILLALRSEGAMAVSKTDIALKLMGAGKMNPLHIFGEEDIEGHKELVEMIKAARAAADKE
- the sdhA gene encoding 8-methylmenaquinol:fumarate reductase flavoprotein subunit, which produces MNENLSRRRFLQGACIGVGALTLSGCDDKKPSKKTSKKESFSSKANGLPSCDILIIGSGGAGLRAAVAARKAAPELSVIVATKMMPSRNATCMAEGGINGVTNFSDGDSYKLHAYDTVKGGAYLVDQDAAIKFCELAGKAIAEMDYIGTLFSRNPSGGVDAKKGDVPGGVAQRMMGGASKRRCNYSADKTGHIVMHACFDEAVSNDIKFLMDYELLDIGVEDGKCEGVVLRNLQTGDITPVLCKALVVATGGYTRIFYNRTSVPYIATGDGVAAAVRAGLGFEDPEMIQFHPTGVANGGTLITEAARGEGGYLLNNKGERFMKNYHEKMELAPRDVVARAIETEIREGRGYGEGLGSYVLIDVRHLGKETIMKKLPKIRHTALLFENLDLVEHPVPIRPTAHYSMGGIEVDKFDDMSTKIPGLYVGGEASCVSIHGANRLGGNSLSDAVVTGQLAGKGASAYAKTASFGSGKNTEELAKKWREKFKKVANGKGEANEMYLLREELGKQNWDNMGIFRTQDKLDVLEKALEDIQARYDKLSVPNANPVMNTAFTDYVELGNLILLSRCACLAARKRLESRGAHTREDYPKRDDVNFLKHSIVTLNDGKLELGYKNVIVTEFSLDGRKPQ
- the sdhE gene encoding 8-methylmenaquinol:fumarate reductase membrane anchor subunit: MSAQNEFAFFPGCVLSQAAKESKISLEAIAPILGIKLHEIKGWSCCGATQAQDVDPIATLVANARNLALAEGMNMPVLTTCSTCFLTLTRAKTALDRGQKDRINTFLAKGNMQYQGTTEVTSLLWVLYQNVETLRAKVVKPLSNLKVALFYGCHSLRPEKAIGSRESSVNPKSFETVVEALGAKIVPFEKRLDCCGFHASYPAVKSVQKMSSQIVNNADENGADCIVTPCPLCQMQLDIYQERYQDAQNSGARVPIIHLSQLVGLALGLSKEQLGFEHNIVNTNSVKVG